The Malus domestica chromosome 13, GDT2T_hap1 genome includes a window with the following:
- the LOC139190945 gene encoding uncharacterized protein, translating to MKIQQARSIYQFQAINVVPGPIIDFTEQDAEGVDFSHNDALVISVKLAYAIVDRIMVDNDSSVNILQLSVIQNMGLESTIQRKEKVLTGFNRLTLTTSGTITLKVTSPPIVSSQTFMIVSVPSPHNGILGRTWLVKIGTVTSIEYQKI from the coding sequence ATGAAGATTCAGCAAGCGAGATCGATTTATCAGTTTCAAGCCATAAATGTTGTACCTGGACCAATCATCGACTTCACCGAACAGGACGCTGAGGGAGTAGACTTTTCCCACAACGACGCCCTAGTGATTTCTGTAAAACTGGCCTATGCCATTGTTGATAGAATCATGGTGGACAACGACAGCTCAGTCAACATTCTACAACTATCAGTCATCCAAAATATGGGCTTGGAAAGCACGATCCAACGTAAAGAAAAGGTTTTGACCGGATTCAACAGACTCACCTTAACTACTAGTGGCACTATCACACTCAAAGTAACCAGCCCACCGATTGTCTCATCACAGACCTTCATGATCGTCAGCGTCCCATCTCCCCATAACGGGATCTTGGGCCGAACCTGGCTAGTGAAGATTGGAACTGTGACTTCGATCGAGTATCAGAAAATCTGA